A section of the Ornithinimicrobium sufpigmenti genome encodes:
- a CDS encoding ribbon-helix-helix protein, CopG family — MEGDDRVTDEQIQRWADEAETGYDVEELNRRGRGRPGRGAEPMQVIAVRLTAEEIAALDAYAAREHLSRSEAIRRALAGYAA; from the coding sequence ATGGAAGGTGACGACCGAGTGACGGATGAGCAGATCCAGAGGTGGGCCGACGAGGCCGAGACCGGGTACGACGTTGAGGAGCTGAACCGCCGCGGGCGAGGGCGTCCCGGGCGTGGAGCGGAGCCGATGCAGGTGATTGCGGTGCGCCTCACGGCCGAGGAGATCGCGGCGCTGGACGCCTACGCTGCGCGGGAGCACCTGTCGCGCTCTGAGGCGATTCGACGGGCGCTGGCCGGCTACGCCGCGTGA
- a CDS encoding toxin has product MKVHRSARKHGVLPEDAVQAADLALWVEPLEEEEWPGSELRLGFDTQARLLETVVLIFRSGEEMVIHAMPARRKYGDLLP; this is encoded by the coding sequence GTGAAGGTTCACCGCAGCGCCCGCAAGCACGGGGTGCTGCCCGAGGACGCGGTGCAGGCTGCGGACCTGGCGTTGTGGGTCGAGCCGCTCGAGGAGGAGGAGTGGCCGGGCAGCGAGCTGCGGCTGGGCTTCGACACTCAGGCGCGGCTCCTGGAGACCGTGGTGCTGATCTTCCGCAGCGGCGAGGAGATGGTCATTCATGCGATGCCGGCTCGTCGTAAGTACGGGGACCTTCTGCCCTGA
- a CDS encoding GNAT family N-acetyltransferase — translation MGWICRPDSPVPDAAQRLLAKVPEWFGLPEANADYIEAARVKETWTVRDDGGNVIGLTLVDRHFPHVAELHLMVVDRDHHGQGVGSAMVKAVEEDARERGVRLLEVKTLGGSHPDPGYARTRQFYEQVGFLALEETELWGEANPCLFMVKPL, via the coding sequence ATGGGATGGATCTGTCGTCCGGACTCGCCGGTGCCGGACGCGGCGCAGCGACTTCTCGCGAAAGTGCCTGAGTGGTTCGGCCTGCCCGAGGCGAACGCTGACTACATCGAAGCGGCTCGTGTCAAGGAGACGTGGACGGTGCGCGATGACGGCGGGAACGTCATCGGGCTCACTCTGGTTGATCGTCACTTCCCGCACGTAGCCGAGCTCCACCTCATGGTCGTGGACCGTGACCATCACGGGCAGGGTGTCGGATCCGCCATGGTCAAGGCCGTCGAGGAGGACGCCCGGGAGCGCGGTGTTCGGCTGCTCGAGGTGAAGACGTTGGGCGGTTCACACCCCGACCCCGGTTACGCACGCACCCGCCAATTCTACGAACAGGTGGGATTTCTTGCGCTTGAGGAGACGGAGCTTTGGGGAGAGGCGAACCCCTGCCTCTTCATGGTCAAACCGCTCTGA
- a CDS encoding ribbon-helix-helix protein, CopG family, with protein sequence MADDDQVTDEQIQKWADEAEAAYDVEELKRRGRGRPGRGAEPTQVIAVRLTAEEIAALDAYAAREHLSRSEAIRRALAGYAA encoded by the coding sequence ATGGCAGACGACGACCAGGTGACGGACGAGCAGATCCAGAAGTGGGCTGACGAGGCCGAGGCTGCCTATGACGTCGAGGAGCTCAAACGCCGCGGCCGGGGCCGTCCCGGGCGCGGGGCCGAACCAACGCAGGTTATCGCCGTGCGGCTCACGGCCGAGGAGATCGCGGCGCTCGACGCGTACGCCGCCCGGGAGCACCTGTCTCGATCCGAGGCGATCCGACGTGCGCTGGCCGGCTACGCCGCGTGA
- a CDS encoding toxin: MKVHRSALKHGVVPEDAVQAADLSLWVEPLEAEEWPHRELRLGFDTQARLLETVVLIFRSGEEMVFHAMPARRQYWDLLP, encoded by the coding sequence GTGAAGGTCCACCGCAGCGCGCTGAAGCACGGGGTCGTTCCCGAGGACGCGGTCCAGGCTGCGGACCTGTCGTTGTGGGTCGAGCCGCTTGAGGCCGAGGAGTGGCCGCACCGCGAACTGCGGCTCGGCTTCGACACTCAGGCGCGGCTTCTGGAGACCGTGGTACTGATCTTTCGCAGCGGCGAAGAAATGGTCTTTCATGCGATGCCGGCTCGTCGTCAGTATTGGGATCTTCTGCCTTGA
- a CDS encoding GNAT family N-acetyltransferase: MNEFGQPVGDPVPGWAAAPPPSADVLSGRLCALERLDPDRHAVDLYAAFASATDDRAWTYMAFGPFPSFESYYRWSVAAAASPDPRHYALTDAATGRALGTLALMRHDPANGVIEVGSIVLSQVLQRTAAATEAQFILMRYVFEDLGYRRYEWKCDSLNEPSRKTAERLGFTYEGTFRQALVYKGRNRDTAWFALTEKEWPAVRTAFETWLNPANFDAQGRQRKKLRTR, from the coding sequence ATGAACGAGTTCGGACAGCCCGTCGGCGACCCTGTGCCTGGCTGGGCAGCGGCCCCGCCCCCATCGGCGGATGTGCTGAGCGGGAGGCTCTGCGCACTCGAACGTCTCGACCCAGACCGGCACGCGGTGGATTTGTATGCCGCATTCGCGTCGGCTACCGATGACCGTGCTTGGACCTACATGGCTTTCGGACCGTTTCCATCGTTTGAGAGCTACTATCGGTGGTCGGTCGCTGCCGCCGCTAGCCCCGATCCCCGGCACTACGCCCTCACCGACGCAGCAACTGGTAGGGCACTCGGCACCCTCGCGCTCATGCGTCATGACCCTGCAAATGGAGTCATCGAAGTCGGCTCTATCGTCTTGTCCCAAGTTTTGCAACGCACAGCAGCGGCGACTGAGGCGCAGTTTATCCTCATGCGCTACGTCTTCGAGGACCTGGGATACCGGCGCTACGAGTGGAAGTGCGACAGCCTCAACGAACCGTCGCGGAAAACTGCCGAAAGATTAGGGTTCACATACGAAGGGACCTTTCGACAGGCGCTTGTGTACAAGGGCCGCAATCGCGACACGGCGTGGTTCGCCCTTACTGAGAAGGAGTGGCCCGCCGTTCGCACTGCATTCGAGACGTGGCTCAACCCCGCCAACTTCGACGCGCAAGGCCGCCAGCGCAAGAAACTCCGAACCCGATGA